A window of Streptomyces sp. NBC_01241 genomic DNA:
CCTGAACTGGTTCCCAGCTGCTTCGCAGCCTCGGTGGCAGTCATCCCCGCGCGCTCCCTGAGCTTGCGGAGCTCACCTGCAAGACGGGTGCGGCGGGCCGTGGCTGCTGGCCTCGCTGCCATGGAACTCCTCCTGGCTGTCGAATGTTTGGGGCGTCACTCGCACGAGGGAATCAAGATGGATTTTCTCGAAGTTTCGCAAAATATCTTTGCCGGGAGAGCCTAGTCTCCGTCTCAGGCCACCCGCCCGGAAGTACCCCGCTCGACGGAGCGGCCTCGTCACTGGGCAACCCGATACGCACCTTCCAACTTCCCTCCGTGAACGGAGACTTCCATGGTCAGTACCACGGTATCGCCGCCCTGGACGTACACCCTCCAACTTCCGCAGGATCCCCGCGCCCCCGGTGTGGCCCGTGCCACCCTTCGCACCATCCTGCGCGTGCACGGGATGCGCGAACTCACCGAGATCGCCGAGCTGTTGGCGAGTGAGCTGGTCACCAACGCCTACCTGCACTCCTCGGGGGCGTACTCCCTGCGGCTGCGCGATGCCGGGCGCAGCCGGGTCAGGCTGAGTGTCTGGGACACCAATCCGCACATCCCCGCCCCGTTCCAATGGAGCGCCGAGGCCCCGGCGGAGCTGGCCGAGCGGGGGCGGGGGCTGTACCTCGTGACCCTCTACGCGGAGAGCTGGGGCGCGTACCCCATGCGTGGCGGGCTGCCGGGGCAGGGCGGGAAGCTGCTCTGGGTGGAGTGCGCGGCAAAGGGGGAGAGGTAGGCGGGGAGAGGGCGAGCGACCCATCGGATCGCTCGCCCCAGGCAATCACGCCGGGAACTCCGGCTCGGTCAGGAGGCCGTGGACCACGGGCCGGGGAAGCGCTGCTGCGGGTACGCCTCGACGACGTGGACGGGGCGCAGGGAGGTGGGGCCGGACGGGTGGGTCCGGTCCGCGCCGGTGTCCGCGTGGTCCGTGGGCGAGGCGCCGAAGGCCAGGAAGGACAGCGTGGACAGGGCGGCGGTGGCGGTGCGCAGGAGCATGCGGGAGTTCCCGCACGCGCGCGTGAATCGGTTCATAGCATGTCAGGAAAATATGAGTGCGCGACAGTTGCGGGATTGCCCGGCGCGACGCGCTCAGAGCCGCCTGAATGCCGTATCGCTCAGGCGGTCCATGTAGGTGCCAACAGCCTGGCTGTCCGCCGCCGGTGAGATCAGTGCCACGTGGTTGTCCGGGCGGACCAGGACGAGGGTGTCGGCGCCGGGCTCGATGCCGTACGCCGTACGGGCGTGGCCCGCCTCGTCGGCCAGATCGGCGGGGCCGCCCGCGTCCACCCCGTACGCCCGCACCGCGTCGCCGTACGCCGCTTCCGTGGCCCGTAGCGTGTCCGCCGTGCCCGGGCCGAAGCCCAGCAGGGTGAAGTGCGGTCCGGCGAACGCTTCGAAGAGGCGGGTCGGTGCGCCTGTTGCGGCGTCGCGGCACGGGGCGTCCGGGGCGCGGTCGCCCGCTCGCAGACGGGGGGTGGAGCCCGCGGGAGAGAGCGAACTCCAGTGGTAGCCGCGCGTCAGGCCCGTGGTCTCGGCGGTGCCCGCCGCGTCCAGGCCGCCGCCCGGCTGCTTGATCGCTTCGAGAGTGGCCCGCAGCCGCTCGGAGGTGATGTCCAGCGTCCAGGAGGCCACCGGCAGCCGCTCCTCCTCGTACGTGTCCAGCAGGCCCGGATCCGACTGTCCGGTGACGACCCGGGCGAGCTTCCAGCCCAGGTTGAACGCGTCCTGGATCCCGGTGTTCATGCCCAGCCCGCCCGCGATGGAGTGCACATGCGCGGCGTCCCCGGCCAGCAGGACGCGGCCCACCCGGTAGCGGTCGGCCATGCGCTCGTTGACCCGGTACGTGGACAGCAGGTCGGCCCGCGTCAGATGGGTGCCCGGCAGTCCGGTGTGCCGGGCGAAGAGCCGGCGGAAGCTCTCCAGCGAGGGCGGTACGGGGGCACCCGCCCGGTCCCGCTCCGGCCCGGCCTGGAACCACCAGCCCGACGGTGTACCCGGGATCGGGCACAGCAGCACGGCACCGTCCTCGTCGAACCACTGGTGCCAGTAGTTGCGGTCGAGGCCGTCCGCCTCCACGTCGCCGCAGACCATCATCTGCTCCTCGGTCGTCTTCCCCTCGAACGGGATGCCGAGCAGCTTGCGTACCGAGCTGTGACCGCCGTCGCACCCCACCACGTACCGCGCCGCGAGGTTCCGGCCGTCGGCGAGCGTGACGGTCACCGAGTCGGGTCCTGCCGCCAACCCGGTTGCTTCCGCGTCGAGTTCCACGTGTACGCCGTACTCCGCCAGGCGGTCCCGCAGGATCTCCTCCAGCCGCCACTGGGCGATCATCCACGGCCGGTCGTACGGGGTGTCCGGCGTCGGGCGCGACGCCTCGAACGGGTCGGTGTCGGTGATCGGCAGCCCGTTGCGGTACTTCCGCATCGGCGGCGGCGTCGAGCCTGCCGCCAGCACCCTGTCCACGATTCCCAGGTCCTCCAGGACCTCCAGGGACCGGGGGTTGGGGCCCTTGGCCCGCGAGCTGCGCGGAAAATCGGGGGACTTGTCGATGATCCGTACGGCGACGGAGCGCCGGGCCAGATCGCAGGCCAGGGTCAGGCCGGTGGGGCCCGAGCCGACGATCAGTACCTGGGCGGTGGGCATGGGCATGCGGGGCTCCCCGGTCGTAGGTCCGTGGAAGCCCAGGAAAACGTAACTGGGTTAAAAAGGCAACCCGGTAACTAAGGTGGAAGTTGGGTCACCGGGTCGGGGTCGCCGTCGACGGGGGTGAGGCGGAATCCCCGGCCGGAGGTGTCTGCTGTCCCGCCAGCTGCGCCGCAACGGCCTGTGCCTGCGCCCTCGTCCGCCGTGACGTCCGGAACGCGTCCCAGGTCAGCAGGATGAGCGCCAGCCACACCAGGGCGAACCCGGCCCACCGCTCCGGCGGCATCTCCTCGTGGAAGTACAGGATGCCGAGGATGAACTGGAAGACCGGTGCCAGATACTGGAGCAGGCCCAGCGTGGAGAGCGGTACGCGGATCGCCGCCGCCCCGAACAGGATGAGCGGTATGGCCGTGACGACGCCCGCCGCGGCCAGCAGCGCCGTGTGACCGAGGCCCTCGGAGGCGAACGTCGAGTCGCCCCGCGCGCCCAGCCACAGCAGATAGCCGAGCGCCGGCACGAACAGCACGCCGGTCTCGGCGGTGAGCGACTCCAGGCCACCCATGTTGACCTTCTTCTTCACCAGGCCGTACGTCGCGAAGGAGAACGCCAGCGACAACGAGATCCACGGAGGCCGCCCGTAACCGATGGCCAGCACGAGCACCGCCGCGACACTGGTGCCGACTGCCACCCACTGCACGGGACGCAGCCGTTCGCCGAGGAACAGGACGCCCATGGCTATGGTGACCAGCGGATTGATGAAGTAGCCGAGCGAGGCCTCGACGACGTGCCCGTTGTTCACGGACCAGATGTACAGACCCCAGTTGACCGTGATCACGGCTGCCGCGACCGATATCAGGCCGAGCTTCCTCGGCTGCCGTATCAGCTCGCCGATCCAGGACCAGCGGCGCAGCACCAGCAGTGCGATGCCGACGACCCCGAGCGACCAGACCATGCGGTGGGCGAGGATCTCGATCGCGCCGGCGGGCTTCAACAGCGGCCAGAACAGGGGAACGATGCCCCACAGGCCGTATGCGCCGATACCGGACAGCAGTCCGGCCCGTTGGTCGGTCGTCCCCTTCACGGACCCGCCCCCCATGTCTGTGTCAGCTGCTCCGCGTCGACCGATCCGTCGACTGCACGACGGTAGCGCCGGAAGGACCTCATGTCATAGCCGTATCGACATACGGTCATGACATGAGGCCCCTGGGGTGCTGGAGGAGGGAGCGGCGGAGTTACGCCGTGGCCGCCGCCTCGGCCACAGCCGCGGCCACCGTCTCGGCGAGCGGCGTCGTCGGCCGGCTGATCAGCCGGGCCAGGTCACCGCTCGTGCCGGCGAGCAGCCCGCGCTCGATCGCGGCGTCCACATCGACGAGGATCGCCGCGAAACCCTCGGGCACGCCGGCGCCGACCAGGATCTCCTGGTGGACGGCGGCCGGGACGTTCTGGTGGACGATCTCCTTGCCGGTGGCCCGGGCGACCTCGGCCGCGTACTCGGCGAACGACCAGGCGGCATCGCCGCTCAGCTCGTAGACCGCGCCGAGGTGGCCCTCGCCGGTCAGTACGGCGGCCGCCGCGGCGGCGTAATCGGCACGGGTGGCGGAGGCGACCCGTCCGTCGCCCGCGTTGGCGACGACGGCGCCGTGTTCCAGGACGGGGGCGAGGTTGGCGGTGTAGTTCTCGGTGTACCAGCCATTGCGCAGGAAGGTGTGCGGCAGTCCGGCGTCGAGGATCAGCTGCTCGGTGACCTTGTGCTCGTCGGCGAGCGTGAAGTCCGCGTCGGGACCGCCCAGCACGCCCGTGTACGCGAACTGCGCGACGCCCGCCGCCTTGGCCGCGTCGATGACGGCGGTGTGCTGCGGGACGCGCCTGCCGACCTCGCTGCCGGAGATGAGCAGGACGCGGTCACCGGCCCGGAAGACGTCCTTGAGGGACTCCGGGCGGTCGTAGTCCGCGACGCGGAGCTCGACGCCGCGGGCGGCCAGCGGGGCGGCCTTCGCATCGTCGCGGACGACGGCGGCGATCTCGGTCGCGGGCACGGTGGCGAGCAACTGGTCGATGACGAGACGGCCGAGCTCTCCGGTGGCTCCGGTGACGACGATGCTCATGGGTTTCTCCTCTTTCGGTGGCGCTGGTCCTCGTTCGGGCTCTTGAACTCACCGTACGGGGTGCGCTAACCAAACGAAAGTACCCACTTTGAAGTAAGGTACTGGCATGAGCGTGAGTGACCCGGGCCTGAGCCCGAGCCCGAGCCCGAGCCCGAGCCGGAAGCCCGACGTGAACCGGCAGATGTGCCCCTCCCGGCTGGTGCTCGAACACGTCACCAGCCGCTGGGGCGTCCTGGTCCTCGCCGCGCTGCTGGAGCGCTCGTACCGCTTCAGCGAACTGCGCCGGGAGGTCGGCGGGGTCAGCGAGAAGATGCTGGCCCAGACCCTCCAGACCCTGGAACGGGACGGTTTCGTGCACCGGGACGCGAAGCCGGTGATCCCGCCCCGGGTCGACTACTCGCTCACCGGGCTGGGCCGGGAGGCCGCCGAGCAGGTGTGGGCGCTGGCCCGCTGGACGGAGCGCCGTCTGGACGCCGTGCACGCGGCGCGCCAGACGTACGACGCGCGGAAGGCGCACGACGCGTAGGGCCACCCGGAAGCAGCGGGAAGACAGCGGTCAGTCCGGCTGAGGCGCCCGCCCCTCCTCCAGCGTCCGCAGCGCCCGCGAGACGTCGAACGGCAGGATCGTCACCGCCACGTGCGGCAGTGGCGCCAGCGTCTTCGCCATCTGCTCACCCGTGCCCCGGTGCAGCAGCTTCCCGAGCACGTTGCGGTACGTGCGCCGGGGGACCAGCACCGTCAGCCAGGTGTTCCCGTCCTCCGTGGTGCGGACCGCCAGTTGCCGCATCGCATTGCGCAGCCGCCGGTCCGGGCACGCCACCAGCTCCAGGGACACGGTCGTGGCGGCCGTCGACTCCCATCGGGCGGCCAGCCGTCTGCCGTACGCCTCGTCGATCGCGAAGTGCACCGCCCGGATCTCGTCCGGACGCAGCTCATGGGCGTATCGCAGGGCCTTCAGCGTTGCCAGGTCGAGCGACTCGACGAGCACGAAGACCAGATGGCGGCGGGTCCGGGCACGGTCGGCGCCCGGAGCCGTAATGCTCTGCAGCGCGGCCGCCTCGTGCCGGTACTCGCGGTTGATCCGCGTCAGTGCCCAGACCCCGAGCGGGAAGACCACCACGACCAGCCAGGCGCCCTCGGTGAACTTGGTGACCGCGAAGATCAGCACGACGGCGGCCGAGATGAACGCGGTGAGCCCATTGACCGCGATCTTCAGCCGGCGGTGCGGCTCCCGGCGTCGCAGGTGGTACGCGGTGAGACCGGCCCCGGCCATGGTGAACGCGGTGAACACGCCGATCGCGTACAGCGCCACCAGCCTGTCCACGCTGGCGCCGGTGGCCAGGAGCAGCGCCAGCGAGACGGTGGTCAGCGAGATGATGCCGTTGGAGAACGCCAGCCGGTGCCCGCGCCGGGTCAGCACGCGCGGCAGGAACCGGTCCTCGGCGACGAAACTGGCGAGGTACGGAAAGCCGGTGAACGGGGTGTTGGCGCCGGTGTAGAGGATCAGCGCGGTCGCCAGCTGCACGAAGACGAGCCCGGCCGTACCGGCCGGCCCGCTGCCGAACGCGAGGTGGGCCTCCTGCGCGATCACGGTCGGGGTGCCGTCCTTGTACGGCACCGCGTGGGTGAAGTGCGCCAGCGTGGACACGCCCAGCACGAGGGTGCCGAGCACCGCGCTCATGGTGATGAGGGTGCGGCGGGCGTTGCGGCCCTGGGGTTCACGGAACGTGGAGATGCCGTTGGAGATCGCTTCGAGCCCGGTGAGGGACGAGCCGCCGTTGGCGAACGAGCGCAGCACGATGAAGAGGGAGGCGCCGTAGAGCCAGCCGTTGCCCGGGGTGCCGAGCGGCACGACTCCGGCGGCGTGCAGATCGGCGTGCGGCAGCTCGCCGAAGATCCCGCGCAGCGCGGCGACGAGGAGAACGAGGCCGATGGCGGCCATGAAGAGGTAGGCGGGCAGCGCGAAGGCTCGGCCCGCCTCGCGGACCCCGCGCAGGTTCCCGTACGCGAGCAGCACGATGACGGCGACGGAGACCGGGAGCTGGAGATGGTCCAGGCCGGTGAAGTTGCCGCCGACCAGATGGGCGAGCGAGATCAGGGCGTTGGTACCGGCCGAGACCTGCACGGCCACGGTGACGATGTAGTCGACGAGCAGTGCCACGGCGGCGATCTGCGCGATGTTGGGCCCGAAGTTCTCCCGGGCGACGACGTACGAACCGCCGGCCCGGGTGTAGATCATCACGACGTCGCTGTAGCAGAGCGTCAGGAGCAGCAGCACCAGCAGGATCGCGCCGGTTACGGGCATGAGCAGCGTGAAGGCGGCGACACCGACGACGGGCACCAGGACCCGGAGCATCTCCTCGGAGCCGTACGCGGTCGAACTGACGCAGTCGGAGGCGAGCACCCCGAGCGCCGTCCGGTTGTTCAGCTTCTCCTCGCTGATGCGCTCGGTGGTGAGAGCTCTGCCGAGCAGACGCCGCTTGATGCGGTAGGCGGGGCGGTCCAGGGTCATGGCCACATGGTGCGCGGTGGCCGGGCGCACCCCTGGACGCAATCGCCGGGCGGGCCGAAATTCAGCCCGTCCGGCGACAGCGGGTGGCGAGGGCGGGAACCGTCAGCCGACGACGGTCCAGTTGTCGTTGCCCGCGAGGAGCGCGGCCAGGTCGCCCTTGCCGTTCTGTTCGACGGCGGTGTCGAGCTGTTCGGCCATCTGTGTGTCGTAGACGGGCCGGTCGACGCTGCGCAGGACTCCGATGGGGGTCTGGTGGAGGGTGTCGGGGTCGGCGAGGCGGGACAGGGCGAAGGCCGTGGTGGGGCTGGCGGCGTGGGCATCGTGGACGAGGATCTGGGACTTGTTGTCGTCGGTGACGGTGACGACCGACAGATCGCCGGTGCCCGGGTCGCGCACGACGCCCTTGGAGTCGTCCGTGCCGAAGAGGATCGGCTGTCCGTGCTCCAGGCGGATGACGGCGTTCTGTGCCTGGTCCTTGTCCTTGAGGGCGTCGAAGGCGCCGTCGTTGAAGATGTTGCAGTTCTGGTAGATCTCCACCAGCGCCGTGCCGGGGTGGTCGGCCGCGGCGCGCAGGACACTGGTGAGGTGTTTGCGGTCGGAGTCGATGGTGCGGGCGACGAACGACGCCTCGGCGCCGAGGGCCAGGGAGACCGGGTTGAACGGGGCGTCGAGGGAGCCCATCGGCGTCGATTTGGTGATCTTGCCGATTTCGGAAGTGGGGGAGTACTGGCCCTTGGTGAGCCCGTAGATCCGGTTGTTGAAGAGGAGGATCTTGAGGTTCACATTGCGGCGCAGGGCGTGGATGAGATGGTTGCCGCCGATGGACAGGGCGTCGCCGTCGCCGGTGACGACCCAGACGGACAGGTCGCGGCGGGAGCTGGCGAGTCCGGTGGCGATCGCGGGGGCGCGGCCGTGGATGGAGTGCATCCCGTAGGTGTTCATGTAGTACGGGAAGCGGGAGGAGCAGCCGATGCCGGAGACGAAGACGATGTTCTCTTTGGCCAGGCCGAGTTCGGGCATGAAGCCCTGGACGGCGGCGAGGACGGCGTAGTCGCCGCAGCCGGGGCACCAGCGCACTTCCTGGTCGGACTTGAAGTCCTTCATGGACTGTTCGGCTTCGGCCTTGGGCACCAGGGTGAGAAGGGGGTTGGCGTCAGGCATCGATGGCCTCCTTCAGTGCCGCCGCGAGCTGTTCGGCCTTGAACGGCATACCGTTGACCTGGTTGTAGCTGTGTGCGTCGACGAGGTATTTGGCCCGGATGAGGGTGGCGAGCTGGCCGAGGTTCATCTCGGGCACGATCACCTTGTCGTAGTGCTTCAGTACCTCGCCGAGGTTGGCGGGGAAGGGGTTGAGGTGGCGCAGGTGGGCCTGCGCGATGGGGTGCCCGGCAGCGCGGAGGCGGCGGACGGCGGCGGTGATGGGGCCGTAGGTGGAGCCCCAGCCCAGGACCAGGGTGCTCGCCTGGTCGGGGTCGTCGACCTGGATGTCGGGGACCTCGATGCCGTCGGTCTTGGCCTGGCGGGTGCGGACCATGAAGTCGTGGTTGGCGGGGTCGTAGGAGATGTTGCCGCTGCCGTCCTGCTTCTCGATCCCGCCGATACGGTGTTCGAGACCCGGGGTGCCGGGCACGGCCCACGGCCGGGCGAGGGTCTGCGGGTCGCGCTTGTAGGGCCAGAACACCTCGGTGCCGTCGGCCAGTTCATGGTTCGGACCGGTCGCGAACCGGACCCGCAGATCCGGGAGGTCATCGACGTCGGGGATCTTCCAGGGCTCGGACCCGTTCGCGAGATACCCGTCGGAGAGGAGGAAGACCGGGGTGCGGTACGTGAGGGCGATCCGGGCGGCGTCGAGTGCGGCGTCGAAGCAGTCCGCCGGGGTCCTGGGCGCCACGATCGGGACCGGCGCCTCACCGTTGCGCCCGTACATCGCCTGGAGGAGGTCGGCCTGCTCGGTCTTGGTCGGCAGGCCCGTGGACGGGCCGCCACGCTGGATGTCGATGACGATCAGCGGCAGTTCGAGGGAGACCGCCAGCCCGATCGTCTCCGACTTCAGCGCCACCCCGGGCCCGGACGTCGTCGTCACCGCGAGCGACCCGCCGAACGCGGCCCCCAGCGCCGCCCCGATCCCCGCGATCTCGTCCTCGGCCTGGAACGTACGCACACCGAAGTTCTTGTGCCGGCTCAGCTCATGCAGAATGTCCGAAGCCGGGGTGATCGGATACGACCCCAGGTAGAGCGGCAGGTCCGCCTGCCGGGATGCGGCGATCAGCCCGTAGGACAGGGCCAGATTCCCCGAGATGTTGCGGTACGTGCCCGCGGGGAAGGCCTGCGAGGCGGGTGCCACCTCGTAGCTGACGGCGAAGTCCTCCGTCGTCTCCCCGAAATTCCACCCCGCCCTGAACGCGGCCACGTTCGCCTCCGCGATCTGCGGCTTCTTCGCGAACTTCGCCCGCAGGAACGCCTCGGTCCCCTCCGTCGGCCGGTGATACATCCAGGACAGGAGCCCCAGCGCGAACATGTTCTTCGAACGCTCGGCCTCCTTGCGCGAGAGCCCGAACTCCTTCAGTGCCTCGATCGTCAGCGTCGTCAGCGGCACCGGATGAACGCTGTAGGCCTCCAGCGACCCGTCCTCCAGCGGACTGGTCGCATAGCCGACCTTCGCCATCGGGCGCTTGGTGAACTCATCGGTGTTCACGATGATTTCACCGCCGCGCGGCACATCGCCGATGTTCGCCTTCAAGGCGGCCGGGTTCATCGCGACCAGAACATTCGGCGCGTCACCCGGGGTCAGGATGTCGTGATCGGCGAAATGCAGCTGGAACGACGAAACCCCCGGCAGGGTGCCTGCGGGGGCGCGGATCTCGGCCGGGAAGTTCGGCAGCGTGGAGAGATCGTTCCCGAACGACGCGGTCTCCGAAGTGAACCGGTCACCTGTGAGCTGCATACCGTCACCGGAGTCACCCGCGAAACGGATGATCACCCGGTCCAGACGGCGGATCTCCTTCTCGCCGGCGCCCGCATGATGGGAACGGGGGGCACGCTGTCCCCCGACGAGCGCCTCGCTGGCCTCATCGGCCTGTTCGGCTGGGCTACTGACCTGGCTGGTCACTGAACTGGACCTCCCTCGGGGCGGCTGCTCGGGACCGGCCGGCCCGCCGGCGGTCCCAAGGCCCACCCTACGTCGGTAAGGGTCGCCTTCCCTGGACCGATCATATGGTGGACGTCGTTTTGAGACGCGATTTGATACCGGTTTGTCATGTTTGGCAAGCCCCCCAGCCGTTCGATGAAGACGCTGTGCACTCATTCTTTGGTTCTAGGACTCCGGTCGGCCGCCTCGGCGGCCGACCGGAGTCCGCGACGCACACCGGCCCGAACCGGCTCCCGCCAGGTATCTGACAGGGTGTCAGCTAATTAGGAGTTCAGGTAGGTCAGCACTGCCAGGACCCGGCGGTGATCCCCGTCACTGGGGGACAGGCCCAGCTTCAGGAAGATGTTGCTGACGTGCTTCTCCACGGCGCCGTCGCTCACCACCAGCTGCTTGGCCACCGCGGAATTCGTCCGGCCCTCCGCCATCAGGCCGAGCACCTCGCGCTCGCGCGGCGTCAGCCCGGCCAGGACGTCCTGCTTACGGCTCCGGCCCAGCAGCTGGGCCACCACTTCCGGATCCAGCGCCGTGCCGCCCTGCGCCACCCGGACCACGGCGTCCACGAATTCCCGGACCTCGGCGACCCGGTCCTTCAGCAGATACCCCACGCCCCGGCTGGATCCGGCCAGCAGCTCGGTGGCGTACTGCTCCTCGACGTACTGCGAAAGAACCAGGACCCCGATTCCCGGGTAGTCCTTGCGCAGGCGGACCGCCGCCCGCACGCCCTCGTCGGTGTGGG
This region includes:
- a CDS encoding ATP-binding protein → MVSTTVSPPWTYTLQLPQDPRAPGVARATLRTILRVHGMRELTEIAELLASELVTNAYLHSSGAYSLRLRDAGRSRVRLSVWDTNPHIPAPFQWSAEAPAELAERGRGLYLVTLYAESWGAYPMRGGLPGQGGKLLWVECAAKGER
- a CDS encoding FAD-dependent monooxygenase, which gives rise to MPTAQVLIVGSGPTGLTLACDLARRSVAVRIIDKSPDFPRSSRAKGPNPRSLEVLEDLGIVDRVLAAGSTPPPMRKYRNGLPITDTDPFEASRPTPDTPYDRPWMIAQWRLEEILRDRLAEYGVHVELDAEATGLAAGPDSVTVTLADGRNLAARYVVGCDGGHSSVRKLLGIPFEGKTTEEQMMVCGDVEADGLDRNYWHQWFDEDGAVLLCPIPGTPSGWWFQAGPERDRAGAPVPPSLESFRRLFARHTGLPGTHLTRADLLSTYRVNERMADRYRVGRVLLAGDAAHVHSIAGGLGMNTGIQDAFNLGWKLARVVTGQSDPGLLDTYEEERLPVASWTLDITSERLRATLEAIKQPGGGLDAAGTAETTGLTRGYHWSSLSPAGSTPRLRAGDRAPDAPCRDAATGAPTRLFEAFAGPHFTLLGFGPGTADTLRATEAAYGDAVRAYGVDAGGPADLADEAGHARTAYGIEPGADTLVLVRPDNHVALISPAADSQAVGTYMDRLSDTAFRRL
- the rarD gene encoding EamA family transporter RarD is translated as MKGTTDQRAGLLSGIGAYGLWGIVPLFWPLLKPAGAIEILAHRMVWSLGVVGIALLVLRRWSWIGELIRQPRKLGLISVAAAVITVNWGLYIWSVNNGHVVEASLGYFINPLVTIAMGVLFLGERLRPVQWVAVGTSVAAVLVLAIGYGRPPWISLSLAFSFATYGLVKKKVNMGGLESLTAETGVLFVPALGYLLWLGARGDSTFASEGLGHTALLAAAGVVTAIPLILFGAAAIRVPLSTLGLLQYLAPVFQFILGILYFHEEMPPERWAGFALVWLALILLTWDAFRTSRRTRAQAQAVAAQLAGQQTPPAGDSASPPSTATPTR
- a CDS encoding SDR family oxidoreductase, which encodes MSIVVTGATGELGRLVIDQLLATVPATEIAAVVRDDAKAAPLAARGVELRVADYDRPESLKDVFRAGDRVLLISGSEVGRRVPQHTAVIDAAKAAGVAQFAYTGVLGGPDADFTLADEHKVTEQLILDAGLPHTFLRNGWYTENYTANLAPVLEHGAVVANAGDGRVASATRADYAAAAAAVLTGEGHLGAVYELSGDAAWSFAEYAAEVARATGKEIVHQNVPAAVHQEILVGAGVPEGFAAILVDVDAAIERGLLAGTSGDLARLISRPTTPLAETVAAAVAEAAATA
- a CDS encoding winged helix-turn-helix transcriptional regulator, with translation MSVSDPGLSPSPSPSPSRKPDVNRQMCPSRLVLEHVTSRWGVLVLAALLERSYRFSELRREVGGVSEKMLAQTLQTLERDGFVHRDAKPVIPPRVDYSLTGLGREAAEQVWALARWTERRLDAVHAARQTYDARKAHDA
- a CDS encoding APC family permease — translated: MTLDRPAYRIKRRLLGRALTTERISEEKLNNRTALGVLASDCVSSTAYGSEEMLRVLVPVVGVAAFTLLMPVTGAILLVLLLLTLCYSDVVMIYTRAGGSYVVARENFGPNIAQIAAVALLVDYIVTVAVQVSAGTNALISLAHLVGGNFTGLDHLQLPVSVAVIVLLAYGNLRGVREAGRAFALPAYLFMAAIGLVLLVAALRGIFGELPHADLHAAGVVPLGTPGNGWLYGASLFIVLRSFANGGSSLTGLEAISNGISTFREPQGRNARRTLITMSAVLGTLVLGVSTLAHFTHAVPYKDGTPTVIAQEAHLAFGSGPAGTAGLVFVQLATALILYTGANTPFTGFPYLASFVAEDRFLPRVLTRRGHRLAFSNGIISLTTVSLALLLATGASVDRLVALYAIGVFTAFTMAGAGLTAYHLRRREPHRRLKIAVNGLTAFISAAVVLIFAVTKFTEGAWLVVVVFPLGVWALTRINREYRHEAAALQSITAPGADRARTRRHLVFVLVESLDLATLKALRYAHELRPDEIRAVHFAIDEAYGRRLAARWESTAATTVSLELVACPDRRLRNAMRQLAVRTTEDGNTWLTVLVPRRTYRNVLGKLLHRGTGEQMAKTLAPLPHVAVTILPFDVSRALRTLEEGRAPQPD
- a CDS encoding 2-oxoacid:ferredoxin oxidoreductase subunit beta, whose translation is MPDANPLLTLVPKAEAEQSMKDFKSDQEVRWCPGCGDYAVLAAVQGFMPELGLAKENIVFVSGIGCSSRFPYYMNTYGMHSIHGRAPAIATGLASSRRDLSVWVVTGDGDALSIGGNHLIHALRRNVNLKILLFNNRIYGLTKGQYSPTSEIGKITKSTPMGSLDAPFNPVSLALGAEASFVARTIDSDRKHLTSVLRAAADHPGTALVEIYQNCNIFNDGAFDALKDKDQAQNAVIRLEHGQPILFGTDDSKGVVRDPGTGDLSVVTVTDDNKSQILVHDAHAASPTTAFALSRLADPDTLHQTPIGVLRSVDRPVYDTQMAEQLDTAVEQNGKGDLAALLAGNDNWTVVG
- a CDS encoding 2-oxoacid:acceptor oxidoreductase subunit alpha, with product MTSQVSSPAEQADEASEALVGGQRAPRSHHAGAGEKEIRRLDRVIIRFAGDSGDGMQLTGDRFTSETASFGNDLSTLPNFPAEIRAPAGTLPGVSSFQLHFADHDILTPGDAPNVLVAMNPAALKANIGDVPRGGEIIVNTDEFTKRPMAKVGYATSPLEDGSLEAYSVHPVPLTTLTIEALKEFGLSRKEAERSKNMFALGLLSWMYHRPTEGTEAFLRAKFAKKPQIAEANVAAFRAGWNFGETTEDFAVSYEVAPASQAFPAGTYRNISGNLALSYGLIAASRQADLPLYLGSYPITPASDILHELSRHKNFGVRTFQAEDEIAGIGAALGAAFGGSLAVTTTSGPGVALKSETIGLAVSLELPLIVIDIQRGGPSTGLPTKTEQADLLQAMYGRNGEAPVPIVAPRTPADCFDAALDAARIALTYRTPVFLLSDGYLANGSEPWKIPDVDDLPDLRVRFATGPNHELADGTEVFWPYKRDPQTLARPWAVPGTPGLEHRIGGIEKQDGSGNISYDPANHDFMVRTRQAKTDGIEVPDIQVDDPDQASTLVLGWGSTYGPITAAVRRLRAAGHPIAQAHLRHLNPFPANLGEVLKHYDKVIVPEMNLGQLATLIRAKYLVDAHSYNQVNGMPFKAEQLAAALKEAIDA
- a CDS encoding response regulator transcription factor, which encodes MVEHRVRVVIAEDSVLLREGLTRLLTDLGHDVVAGVGDAEALIKTVHELADQDALPDVVVADVRMPPTHTDEGVRAAVRLRKDYPGIGVLVLSQYVEEQYATELLAGSSRGVGYLLKDRVAEVREFVDAVVRVAQGGTALDPEVVAQLLGRSRKQDVLAGLTPREREVLGLMAEGRTNSAVAKQLVVSDGAVEKHVSNIFLKLGLSPSDGDHRRVLAVLTYLNS